The following proteins are co-located in the Procambarus clarkii isolate CNS0578487 chromosome 4, FALCON_Pclarkii_2.0, whole genome shotgun sequence genome:
- the LOC138371124 gene encoding uncharacterized protein DDB_G0282077-like — protein sequence MQSHLHRSPVSSLDTGQITGNDKVSGQITGNDKVSGQITGNDKVSGQITGNDKVSGQITGNDKVSGQITGNDKVSGQITGNDKVSGQITGNDKVSGQITGNDKVSGQITGNDKEMNKY from the exons atgcagtcgcacctccacagatctccagtatcatctcttgatactg GTCAGATAACTGGTAATGACAAAGTGTCAGGTCAGATAACTGGTAATGACAAAGTGTCAGGTCAGATAACTGGTAATGACAAAGTGTCAGGTCAGATAACTGGTAATGACAAAGTGTCAGGTCAGATAACTGGTAATGACAAAGTGTCAGGTCAGATAACTGGTAATGACAAAGTGTCAGGTCAGATAACTGGTAATGACAAAGTGTCAGGTCAGATAACTGGTAATGACAAAGTGTCAGGTCAGATAACTGGTAATGACAAAGTGTCAGGTCAGATAACtggtaatgacaaggagatgaataAGTATTAG